In one Tripterygium wilfordii isolate XIE 37 chromosome 22, ASM1340144v1, whole genome shotgun sequence genomic region, the following are encoded:
- the LOC119990328 gene encoding probable methyltransferase At1g27930 has protein sequence MKREDLKTRLFHPERKWFLAAAITGLLVGAVLISGSIRDTDNPLFCSLASYKTRAASSYDPTPIQLKAIVHYATSRTVPQQNLAEISISLEVLKSKAPCNFLVFGLGHDSLMWESLNPRGKTLFLEEDPTWVQTVLKGAPFLRAHHVPYRTHLSEADDLRNTYRSEPNCSPNKAYLRGNEKCKLALTGMPDEVYDTEWDLIMIDAPRGYFAEAPGRMGAIFSAAVMARHRKGSGVTHVFLHDMDRRVEKMFAEEFLCRKYRVNYAGRLWHFEIPSAANVSRGVEDNSVRFC, from the coding sequence ATGAAAAGAGAGGACCTAAAGACTCGTCTATTCCATCCGGAGAGGAAATGGTTCCTCGCCGCAGCTATCACCGGCTTGCTCGTTGGCGCGGTGCTCATTTCCGGCTCCATCCGCGACACAGACAACCCTCTCTTCTGCTCTCTCGCCAGCTACAAGACTCGCGCCGCCTCTAGCTACGATCCTACGCCGATCCAGCTCAAAGCCATCGTCCACTACGCCACCTCACGCACTGTGCCGCAACAGAACCTCGCCGAGATCTCGATTTCCTTAGAGGTCCTCAAGTCCAAAGCTCCTTGCAACTTCCTTGTATTTGGGCTGGGCCATGACTCCCTCATGTGGGAATCGTTGAATCCACGTGGCAAGACGCTATTCCTGGAAGAGGATCCAACTTGGGTGCAGACCGTCCTCAAGGGCGCCCCGTTTCTTCGGGCCCATCACGTCCCGTACCGGACTCACCTCTCCGAAGCCGACGACCTCCGCAACACGTATCGATCCGAGCCCAACTGTTCTCCGAATAAGGCTTATTTGCGAGGCAACGAAAAGTGCAAGTTAGCGTTGACCGGCATGCCTGACGAGGTGTACGACACGGAGTGGGATCTGATAATGATCGACGCGCCTAGAGGTTACTTTGCGGAGGCGCCGGGGCGGATGGGAGCGATATTCTCGGCGGCGGTGATGGCGAGGCACAGGAAGGGATCTGGTGTGACGCATGTGTTCCTCCACGATATGGATCGGAGGGTGGAGAAGATGTTTGCGGAGGAGTTCCTGTGTAGGAAGTACCGGGTTAACTATGCAGGCAGGCTTTGGCACTTTGAAATACCGTCTGCCGCTAACGTGAGCCGCGGTGTTGAGGATAACAGTGTTAGGTTTTGCTAG